One segment of Vagococcus martis DNA contains the following:
- the glmL gene encoding methylaspartate mutase accessory protein GlmL — protein MTTYLLVDFGSTYTKLTAVDDEERKILATSKSYTTIETNVLDGYHKAYDDLTKHLTQQSFDQVLACSSAKGGFKMVAIGLSPTLTAEAAKRAALGAGTRILKVYSYGLTSDNIKEIEVLHPDVILLSGGTNGGNDKNILKDAKQLTELSLNIPIVVAGNEETYPKIKALFNQYCTNYHLTENVMPQINQLNALPIRKILRDIFINNIIKAKGMSDIQTQVAAEIIPTPTAVLYAAQLLSEGTTTQKGFGNTLIVDVGGATTDIHSIGSGKEEKKNVQFDGLAEPYSKRTVEGDLGMRYSAKSLLESVSPQAFYDYINLNESQLSRKCEFRSQHPSYIADSSEEKQLDNAIAKLAIKTAVARHAGYYKKEQTPSRAIYHQYGKDLRQFQTIIGTGGILVHNDQPKNILASALTPTDELTLTPEESHLFIDHDYILSAIGLLSTVDKELAFELASKHIKPLN, from the coding sequence ATGACAACTTATTTATTAGTAGATTTTGGTAGTACTTACACTAAATTAACAGCAGTTGATGATGAAGAAAGAAAGATATTAGCAACTAGTAAATCATACACAACTATCGAAACAAATGTACTTGATGGTTATCATAAGGCTTATGATGATTTGACCAAACATCTTACTCAACAATCATTTGATCAAGTCCTTGCTTGCTCATCTGCTAAAGGTGGCTTTAAGATGGTAGCGATTGGCCTATCTCCTACTCTAACTGCTGAGGCAGCTAAGCGAGCCGCTCTTGGTGCTGGAACGAGAATTCTGAAAGTATACAGTTATGGCCTAACATCTGACAATATCAAAGAAATCGAAGTGCTACATCCTGACGTCATTTTGTTAAGTGGAGGAACAAATGGAGGAAATGATAAAAATATTTTAAAAGATGCAAAACAATTAACCGAACTATCTTTAAACATACCTATTGTAGTGGCCGGAAATGAAGAAACTTATCCTAAAATAAAAGCGCTTTTTAACCAATATTGTACTAATTACCATTTAACAGAAAATGTCATGCCTCAAATTAATCAATTAAATGCTTTACCTATTAGAAAAATATTACGAGATATTTTTATTAATAATATTATCAAAGCAAAAGGGATGAGCGATATCCAAACTCAAGTAGCAGCGGAAATTATTCCCACGCCAACAGCTGTTTTATATGCCGCGCAACTCTTATCAGAAGGAACAACAACTCAAAAAGGATTTGGTAATACATTGATTGTTGATGTTGGCGGTGCAACAACTGATATTCATTCTATTGGAAGTGGAAAAGAAGAAAAGAAAAATGTACAGTTTGATGGATTAGCTGAACCTTACAGCAAACGGACTGTTGAAGGTGACTTAGGCATGAGATATTCTGCTAAAAGTCTCCTAGAGAGTGTCTCTCCCCAAGCATTTTACGATTATATCAACCTTAACGAAAGTCAATTATCACGTAAATGCGAATTCAGAAGTCAACATCCTAGCTATATAGCAGATTCTAGTGAAGAAAAGCAATTAGATAATGCCATTGCTAAATTAGCGATTAAAACCGCTGTTGCCCGTCATGCTGGCTATTATAAGAAAGAGCAAACTCCTTCAAGAGCCATTTATCATCAATACGGTAAAGACTTAAGACAATTTCAAACGATTATTGGTACTGGAGGTATACTTGTACACAACGACCAACCTAAAAATATATTAGCTTCTGCCCTTACCCCAACAGATGAGTTAACACTGACACCAGAAGAAAGTCATTTGTTTATTGATCACGATTATATTCTATCTGCCATTGGATTACTATCAACAGTAGATAAAGAATTGGCGTTTGAACTTGCCTCAAAACATATTAAGCCATTAAATTAA
- a CDS encoding cyclodeaminase/cyclohydrolase family protein, giving the protein MKLVELTVSEFIETLGSDAPAPGGGSAAALSATMGISLTKMVCELTIGKKKYAEYEDEIKLVFDETKELQKNLLEAIDKDTEAFNAVSAVFSMPKETDDEKAARRAAMQSALEGAAKSPLEMMKLMLEALDVTKRAIGKSNTNAASDLGVAALSLKAGIQGAWLNVLINLSGIKNEEFVASYRQDGEALLAKGCLLADEIYEETLKVV; this is encoded by the coding sequence ATGAAATTAGTCGAATTAACGGTAAGTGAATTTATTGAAACATTGGGATCAGATGCTCCCGCTCCTGGTGGAGGATCAGCAGCGGCATTATCTGCAACAATGGGAATTTCTTTAACAAAAATGGTTTGTGAATTAACAATCGGTAAAAAGAAATATGCTGAATATGAAGATGAAATTAAACTAGTGTTCGATGAAACAAAAGAACTCCAAAAGAATTTACTTGAAGCAATAGATAAAGATACAGAAGCATTTAACGCAGTTTCAGCAGTGTTTAGTATGCCAAAAGAAACAGATGATGAAAAAGCAGCTAGACGTGCGGCTATGCAATCAGCTTTAGAAGGAGCAGCTAAATCACCACTAGAGATGATGAAATTAATGTTAGAAGCACTTGACGTAACAAAACGTGCTATTGGAAAATCAAATACTAATGCAGCAAGTGACTTAGGTGTTGCAGCACTTAGCTTAAAAGCTGGAATTCAAGGCGCATGGCTGAATGTTTTAATTAATTTATCAGGTATCAAGAATGAAGAATTTGTCGCGTCTTATCGACAAGACGGTGAAGCATTATTAGCTAAGGGTTGTTTATTAGCAGATGAAATTTATGAGGAAACATTAAAAGTCGTTTAA
- the glpK gene encoding glycerol kinase GlpK, with protein MTEKSYIMAIDQGTTSSRAIIFDKAGNSVGSSQKEFTQIFPESGWVEHNANEIWNSVQSVIAGALIESGVRPTQIKGIGITNQRETTVIWDRKTGKPIYNAIVWQSRQSAPLAEKLNEDGYADMIHKKTGLVVDAYFSATKVRWILDHVEGAQERAEKGELAFGTIDTWLLWKLTNGATHVTDYSNAARTMMYNIHDLEWDDEILELLNIPKSLLPEVKSNSEIYGYTQSYHFYGSEVPIAGMAGDQQAALFGQLAFEEGSIKNTYGTGAFIVMNTGEKPQLSDNKLLTTIGYGINGKVYYALEGSIFVAGSAVQWLRDGLRMIDSSAESEQLANESTSDNSVYVVPAFTGLGAPYWDSEARGAVFGLTRGTTKEDFVKATLQAIAYQSKDVIDTMQKDAGVKIPLIKVDGGAANNNSLLQFQADILDIKVQRASNLETTALGAAYLAGLAVGFWKDLDELKEFTQEGEIFTPQMSEEERTELYEGWTEAVKATQLFKRIK; from the coding sequence ATGACAGAAAAATCTTATATTATGGCGATAGACCAAGGTACAACAAGTTCTAGAGCAATTATTTTTGATAAAGCAGGAAATAGTGTTGGAAGTTCTCAAAAAGAATTTACGCAAATTTTCCCTGAATCTGGATGGGTAGAACACAATGCAAATGAAATTTGGAACTCGGTACAATCTGTTATAGCCGGCGCATTGATCGAGTCAGGTGTTCGCCCAACTCAAATTAAAGGTATAGGTATTACAAACCAACGTGAAACCACAGTTATCTGGGATAGAAAAACTGGAAAACCAATTTACAATGCTATTGTGTGGCAATCAAGACAATCTGCTCCTTTAGCTGAAAAGTTAAATGAAGACGGTTACGCAGATATGATTCATAAAAAAACTGGTTTAGTCGTTGATGCTTACTTCTCAGCTACAAAAGTTCGTTGGATTTTAGATCATGTAGAGGGCGCTCAAGAACGTGCAGAAAAAGGCGAATTAGCTTTTGGAACAATTGATACATGGTTATTATGGAAGTTAACAAACGGAGCAACTCACGTAACAGATTACTCAAACGCAGCTAGAACAATGATGTATAACATTCATGATTTAGAGTGGGATGACGAAATCTTAGAACTATTAAATATTCCAAAATCGTTATTACCAGAAGTTAAAAGTAACTCAGAAATTTATGGTTACACACAAAGTTACCACTTCTATGGTAGTGAAGTGCCAATTGCTGGTATGGCAGGTGACCAACAGGCTGCATTATTTGGTCAATTAGCATTTGAAGAAGGATCAATTAAAAACACTTATGGAACTGGTGCATTTATCGTCATGAACACTGGTGAAAAACCTCAATTATCAGACAATAAATTATTAACAACAATTGGGTACGGAATTAACGGTAAAGTTTATTACGCGTTAGAAGGTAGTATCTTTGTTGCTGGATCAGCTGTTCAATGGTTAAGAGATGGTTTACGTATGATTGACTCATCTGCTGAATCAGAACAATTAGCAAATGAATCAACAAGTGATAATAGTGTTTATGTTGTACCAGCATTTACTGGATTAGGAGCACCTTACTGGGATTCAGAAGCACGTGGCGCAGTATTTGGCTTAACTCGTGGAACAACTAAAGAAGATTTTGTTAAGGCAACACTACAAGCAATTGCTTACCAATCAAAAGATGTAATTGACACGATGCAAAAAGATGCTGGTGTGAAAATTCCATTAATTAAAGTAGACGGTGGAGCAGCAAATAACAATTCATTATTACAATTCCAAGCTGATATTTTAGATATTAAAGTTCAACGTGCATCTAACTTAGAAACAACCGCTTTAGGAGCAGCTTATTTAGCTGGTTTAGCTGTAGGATTCTGGAAAGACTTAGATGAATTAAAAGAATTTACACAAGAAGGTGAAATCTTTACTCCTCAAATGAGTGAAGAAGAACGTACAGAATTGTATGAAGGATGGACAGAAGCTGTTAAAGCAACACAACTATTCAAGAGAATTAAATAA
- the ftcD gene encoding glutamate formimidoyltransferase — protein sequence MAKIIECVPNFSEGKNEEVINGLVSVAKSVGGVTLLDHSSDKSHNRSVFTLVGDEDGIQEVAFQLVKYASENIDMTKHSGEHPRMGATDVVPFIPIKDVTLEECVEISKKVAKRINDELDIPIFLYEESASAPTRKNLAKVRKGQFEGMPEKLKEEEWAPDFGERAIHPTAGITAVGARMPLVAFNVNLDTDNIDIANKIARIIRASGGGFKYCKGIGVMLEDRNIAQVSMNMVNFEGTPLYRTFETIRFEAKRYGVNIIGSEIIGLTPAKALIDCAEYYLQVEDFDYGKQVLENHLLN from the coding sequence ATGGCAAAAATAATTGAATGTGTCCCAAATTTTAGTGAAGGTAAAAATGAAGAAGTAATTAACGGATTAGTTTCAGTGGCAAAAAGTGTCGGTGGAGTGACGCTGTTAGATCATTCTTCAGATAAAAGTCATAACCGTAGTGTATTTACACTAGTTGGGGATGAAGATGGTATTCAAGAAGTTGCTTTTCAATTAGTAAAATATGCAAGTGAAAATATAGATATGACAAAACATTCTGGTGAACATCCAAGAATGGGTGCAACAGACGTTGTTCCATTTATTCCGATTAAAGATGTGACACTTGAAGAATGTGTGGAAATTTCTAAAAAAGTAGCAAAACGAATCAATGATGAATTGGATATCCCAATTTTCTTATATGAAGAATCAGCATCTGCACCAACTCGTAAAAACCTTGCAAAAGTTCGTAAAGGTCAATTTGAAGGCATGCCAGAAAAATTGAAAGAAGAAGAATGGGCACCTGACTTTGGTGAAAGAGCTATCCATCCTACAGCAGGAATTACAGCAGTTGGAGCAAGAATGCCATTAGTAGCTTTCAACGTCAACTTAGATACTGATAACATTGACATTGCTAACAAGATTGCTCGTATCATTCGTGCATCAGGTGGTGGATTTAAGTATTGTAAAGGTATTGGGGTTATGTTAGAAGATAGAAACATCGCTCAAGTTTCTATGAACATGGTTAACTTTGAAGGAACACCACTTTATCGTACATTTGAAACAATCCGTTTTGAAGCAAAACGTTACGGTGTAAATATTATTGGTAGTGAAATCATTGGTTTAACACCAGCAAAAGCATTGATTGATTGTGCGGAATACTACTTACAAGTAGAAGACTTTGATTATGGTAAACAAGTATTAGAAAATCATTTATTAAATTAA
- a CDS encoding MIP/aquaporin family protein: MDANNLQIFSEFLGTLILVLLGDGVVAAVSLNKSKAQGAGWVAITLGWGAAVTMAIYVSGFMGPAHLNPAVTLGLAITGDFSWGLVVPFMIAQVLGGIVGAILVWITYLPHFAATEDEAAILGTFATGPAIRDYKSNVVTEAIGTFVLVFALLAFGQNTFADGFNPVVVGLLILALGLSLGGPTGYAINPARDLGPRIAHQILPIANKGGSDWSYSWVPIVGPLVGGALAAGLWMMIPL, translated from the coding sequence ATGGATGCAAATAATTTACAGATTTTTAGTGAGTTTTTGGGAACATTGATTTTAGTGTTACTTGGAGACGGAGTTGTTGCTGCAGTTAGTTTAAACAAAAGTAAAGCACAAGGTGCTGGTTGGGTTGCTATCACTTTAGGTTGGGGTGCAGCTGTAACTATGGCCATTTATGTATCTGGATTTATGGGTCCTGCTCATTTAAATCCTGCTGTAACACTAGGTTTAGCTATAACCGGTGATTTTTCTTGGGGCTTAGTAGTACCATTTATGATTGCTCAAGTCTTAGGAGGAATTGTGGGAGCTATTTTAGTTTGGATTACTTACTTACCACATTTTGCTGCAACAGAAGATGAAGCAGCTATTTTAGGAACTTTTGCAACAGGACCAGCAATTCGTGATTATAAATCAAACGTTGTGACTGAAGCAATTGGAACATTTGTATTAGTATTTGCTTTACTAGCATTTGGCCAAAATACATTTGCTGATGGATTTAACCCAGTAGTTGTTGGATTATTAATTTTAGCATTAGGTCTATCTTTAGGAGGACCAACAGGGTATGCAATTAACCCAGCACGTGACTTAGGTCCACGTATTGCTCATCAAATTTTACCAATTGCTAACAAAGGTGGATCGGACTGGTCTTATTCATGGGTACCAATCGTTGGACCATTAGTAGGTGGTGCTTTAGCTGCTGGTTTATGGATGATGATTCCTTTATAG
- the glpO gene encoding type 1 glycerol-3-phosphate oxidase, whose translation MSFSLKTRQESINYLKDHSVDVLIIGGGITGAGLALQTAASGMSTALVEMQDFAEGTSSRSTKLVHGGIRYLKTFDVEVVSDTVSERANVQKIAPHIPKPNPMLLPIYDEPNNTFSLFSLKIAMDLYDQLAHVTGTKYENRVLTKEEVLEVSPYLAKENLLGGGIYLDFKNNDARLVIENIKKAHEDGAHLLSKTKVTGFIYDENNKISGVHVVDVLTNETYDIHADVVVNTTGPWSDTIRGLSNDETIVGQMRPTKGVHLVVDYDKLPVTQPVYFDTGLSDGRMVFVIPRENKTYFGTTDTDYTGDLMHPTVTQEDVDYLLEVVNNRFPDRDIRLSDIEASWVGLRPLLSGNAGSDYNGGSKASLSEESLDLVIQSVKEFEAGNGSKEAIEQTIKDAKTSSGEKEVSSSSVSRGSSLDVTKDGLVTLAGGKITDYRLMAEGALEVIASLLKEQKNKDYKLVDSKNYPVSGGEFDATKVEEMTQEFTKLAMASGLTEEEAADIANLYGANTKKVLAYGTTEFDGLTKAESMSLMYALEEEMTLTPVDYSLRRTNYLLFKRERLEEIKDALVNAMSHYFEWTQEEESTYKNELEKAMSESFLEDLKTEG comes from the coding sequence ATGAGTTTTTCTTTAAAAACGAGACAAGAAAGTATTAACTATCTAAAAGATCATTCCGTTGATGTATTAATCATTGGTGGCGGTATTACAGGAGCGGGTCTGGCTTTACAGACCGCTGCTTCTGGCATGAGTACAGCTTTAGTTGAAATGCAAGATTTTGCTGAAGGAACATCTTCACGTTCGACTAAGCTAGTTCATGGTGGTATTAGATATCTGAAAACCTTTGATGTTGAAGTGGTATCAGATACAGTGAGTGAGCGAGCAAATGTCCAAAAAATTGCGCCACATATTCCTAAACCAAATCCAATGTTATTACCAATTTATGATGAGCCTAATAACACATTTTCATTATTCTCATTGAAAATTGCGATGGATTTATATGATCAATTAGCTCACGTCACAGGAACAAAGTATGAAAATAGAGTATTGACAAAAGAAGAAGTGCTTGAAGTAAGTCCATATCTAGCTAAAGAAAATCTTCTAGGTGGCGGGATTTACCTTGATTTTAAGAATAATGATGCCAGACTTGTTATAGAAAATATCAAAAAAGCTCATGAAGATGGTGCTCATCTGTTAAGTAAAACTAAAGTAACTGGATTTATTTACGATGAAAACAATAAAATTTCAGGTGTTCATGTAGTCGATGTGTTAACGAATGAAACATATGATATTCATGCTGATGTCGTAGTGAATACAACTGGACCTTGGAGTGATACGATTCGTGGCTTATCAAATGATGAGACAATTGTTGGTCAAATGCGTCCGACAAAAGGTGTTCATTTGGTGGTTGATTATGACAAGTTACCTGTGACTCAACCAGTTTATTTCGATACAGGTTTATCCGATGGGCGTATGGTTTTTGTGATTCCAAGAGAAAACAAAACATACTTTGGAACAACAGATACTGATTATACAGGAGATTTAATGCATCCAACGGTGACACAAGAAGATGTTGATTATTTACTAGAAGTGGTTAATAATCGCTTCCCAGATCGTGATATTCGTTTATCTGATATTGAAGCAAGTTGGGTAGGATTAAGACCTTTATTATCTGGTAATGCTGGTTCAGATTACAATGGTGGTTCTAAAGCCTCATTATCTGAAGAAAGTTTGGACTTAGTTATTCAATCTGTTAAAGAATTTGAAGCAGGAAATGGTTCTAAAGAAGCAATTGAGCAAACTATTAAAGATGCTAAGACAAGTAGTGGTGAAAAAGAAGTCTCTTCTTCATCTGTGTCACGTGGTAGTAGCTTAGATGTGACAAAAGATGGCCTTGTGACGTTGGCTGGTGGGAAAATAACGGACTACCGTTTAATGGCTGAAGGTGCTCTTGAAGTGATTGCATCATTATTAAAAGAACAAAAAAATAAAGACTATAAGTTAGTGGATTCTAAAAACTATCCAGTGTCAGGTGGCGAGTTTGACGCAACAAAAGTTGAAGAGATGACACAGGAATTTACAAAACTTGCAATGGCTAGTGGTTTAACTGAAGAAGAAGCGGCAGATATTGCAAATCTTTACGGGGCTAATACGAAAAAAGTACTAGCTTATGGCACAACAGAATTTGATGGTTTAACCAAAGCAGAATCAATGAGTTTAATGTATGCACTTGAAGAAGAAATGACATTAACTCCAGTTGATTATAGTTTACGACGTACAAATTATTTATTATTTAAACGTGAGCGCTTAGAAGAAATAAAAGACGCATTAGTGAATGCTATGTCACATTATTTTGAGTGGACACAAGAAGAAGAAAGCACTTATAAAAATGAATTAGAAAAAGCAATGTCTGAATCTTTCTTAGAAGATTTAAAGACAGAAGGGTGA
- a CDS encoding helix-turn-helix domain-containing protein, with amino-acid sequence MRFDELLEKKEAKQVQLLKSLLLRGGTSMISSLAKELGISKSSLETYIEDLMWINDTYKKEATLFYDGALVTLELAPSFSLEVIETHLYKDSIKYQIMDYLYHHFEYSTVALTNRIGISESTLFRKIKELNVSLKEFGLTIWQGKLVGEESQIRYFYYCFYWYLDNYAQKEISFKQQSLIDAIERGLGVNFLPENTKRINLWLIISKKRISYASPIYTELKKAIEPYERDTLYLELKSIVLRVLGHYAVEVDEEEAMIHFCFLMSFQAMSQNDFYKYEILRSKFTPVGLVDTFILESLILYYAPLKLSHQLESQVNYYLSRVHYRLYFFRGTIEVLSREYIIETEKDWSGHVIAPLIETLFSSVEGDYEGLSLEHNKTLIDYSKLQYLHIIALIDSQINRTVTIGVKLVLEDVYQDVSTTRLINEINCLNGVRCMKYDASKSFDLVISNKPINHAKAQTYLLSELGTTYDVIHITRLIRDISTNKMTKEINVKKIQL; translated from the coding sequence GTGAGATTTGATGAGTTACTTGAAAAAAAAGAAGCCAAACAAGTACAACTTCTAAAAAGTCTCTTACTTCGTGGTGGGACGTCGATGATTAGCTCATTAGCCAAGGAGCTTGGCATTAGTAAATCATCTCTTGAAACGTACATTGAGGATTTGATGTGGATTAATGATACATATAAAAAAGAAGCAACTTTGTTTTATGACGGGGCACTTGTCACGTTAGAGTTAGCTCCCAGTTTTTCTTTAGAAGTGATTGAAACACATTTGTATAAAGACTCCATTAAATATCAAATTATGGACTATTTGTATCATCATTTTGAGTATTCAACTGTTGCGTTGACTAATAGAATAGGCATCAGTGAGTCAACACTTTTTCGTAAAATAAAAGAGTTGAATGTGTCACTGAAAGAGTTTGGTTTGACTATTTGGCAAGGTAAGTTAGTTGGAGAAGAAAGTCAGATTCGTTACTTTTACTATTGTTTTTATTGGTATTTAGATAATTATGCACAAAAAGAGATATCATTTAAACAACAATCATTGATTGATGCAATAGAGCGAGGATTAGGCGTTAATTTTTTACCTGAAAATACGAAACGTATCAATTTATGGCTGATTATTTCAAAAAAAAGGATTAGTTACGCCTCACCAATATATACAGAACTAAAAAAAGCAATAGAACCTTACGAACGAGACACACTTTACCTTGAGTTAAAATCAATTGTTTTACGTGTTTTAGGGCACTACGCTGTAGAAGTAGATGAGGAAGAAGCAATGATTCATTTTTGCTTTTTAATGAGTTTTCAAGCGATGTCTCAAAATGATTTTTATAAATATGAGATACTTCGCTCCAAATTTACACCAGTCGGATTAGTGGATACCTTTATTTTAGAGTCGTTAATTTTATATTATGCACCACTGAAACTATCACATCAATTGGAAAGCCAAGTTAATTATTATTTGTCGCGTGTTCACTACAGATTATATTTTTTTAGAGGAACCATTGAGGTATTATCACGTGAATACATTATAGAAACTGAAAAAGACTGGTCAGGGCATGTGATTGCACCGTTAATTGAAACACTTTTTTCGTCAGTCGAAGGAGACTATGAAGGTTTAAGTTTAGAACATAATAAGACGCTAATTGACTACTCAAAATTACAGTATCTTCATATTATTGCGTTAATTGATAGTCAAATTAATCGCACAGTAACAATTGGTGTCAAACTTGTGTTAGAAGATGTGTATCAAGACGTATCAACCACTCGCTTAATTAACGAAATAAATTGTTTGAATGGTGTGAGATGCATGAAGTATGATGCGTCTAAATCATTTGACCTAGTGATAAGCAATAAGCCAATAAATCACGCTAAAGCTCAAACTTATCTTTTGTCAGAATTAGGTACAACGTATGATGTGATTCATATTACTCGACTCATTCGAGATATTTCTACAAATAAAATGACAAAAGAAATAAACGTTAAAAAAATCCAATTATAA
- a CDS encoding glucosaminidase domain-containing protein, giving the protein MKKVTPYLLLSTLVCQSLSVGSIVQATELNKADSELINQEVVATNDSTTETILGNDSDTDIENIPENKPEETPEQQPENKPEEKPESKPEETPEQKPEQKPEQKPEQKPEQKPEQKPEQKPEQKPEQKPEQKPEQKPEQKPEQKPEQKPETKPETKPETKPEETPEQKPETKPTVNYPSQDKGTYFADTSKLTTNKDNSPINFSVTKTTQEFINEIGEAARKIGQEYDLYASVMIAQAILESGSGQSSLSTHPNYNLFGIKGEYKGESASFYTLEDNGAGQLYGIQAKFRKYPSVKESLEDYAELMKKGIASNEDFYKGVTKKEAKTYKEATAYLTGRYATDTRYDEKLNALIETYDLTYFDQAVKKGKRVTKGNVEVDTYEIMNPETKKTAIFTLPLEEKYVISSPFGYRGNEHHDGIDLAIAANTPVLASSDGVVVGTGFDPSAGNYVIVKHANDLYTNYFHLNSISVSLGEKVTSGNIVGLVGSTGNSTGSHLHFGISTDMWRNYLNPASYFEF; this is encoded by the coding sequence ATGAAAAAAGTGACACCGTATTTATTATTATCGACTTTAGTATGCCAAAGTCTATCTGTAGGGAGTATTGTTCAAGCAACAGAACTTAATAAGGCAGATAGTGAATTAATAAATCAAGAAGTAGTAGCAACAAATGATAGTACAACTGAAACAATACTTGGTAATGACTCGGATACTGATATAGAGAATATACCGGAAAACAAACCAGAAGAAACACCAGAGCAACAACCGGAAAACAAGCCAGAAGAAAAACCAGAATCAAAGCCGGAAGAAACACCAGAGCAAAAACCAGAGCAAAAACCAGAGCAAAAACCAGAGCAAAAACCAGAGCAAAAACCAGAGCAAAAACCAGAGCAAAAACCAGAGCAAAAACCAGAGCAAAAACCAGAGCAAAAACCAGAGCAAAAACCAGAGCAAAAACCAGAGCAAAAACCAGAGCAAAAACCAGAAACAAAACCGGAAACAAAACCAGAAACAAAACCAGAAGAAACACCAGAACAAAAACCAGAAACAAAACCAACAGTTAATTATCCATCACAAGACAAAGGTACATACTTTGCTGATACTAGTAAATTGACCACAAATAAAGACAATTCTCCAATTAATTTTTCAGTGACAAAAACGACACAAGAATTTATCAATGAAATTGGAGAAGCAGCACGAAAAATAGGGCAAGAATATGATTTATATGCTTCTGTCATGATTGCTCAAGCTATACTTGAATCAGGTAGTGGACAAAGTTCTTTATCGACACATCCTAACTACAATTTATTTGGCATTAAAGGTGAGTATAAAGGAGAATCAGCATCATTCTATACATTAGAAGATAATGGTGCAGGTCAGCTTTATGGTATACAAGCTAAGTTTAGAAAATATCCATCAGTGAAAGAATCCCTAGAAGATTATGCTGAGTTGATGAAAAAAGGCATTGCATCAAATGAAGATTTTTATAAAGGCGTGACTAAAAAAGAAGCTAAAACATATAAAGAAGCAACCGCTTATTTAACTGGTCGATATGCAACAGACACTAGATATGACGAAAAACTAAACGCTTTAATCGAAACATATGATTTAACTTATTTTGATCAAGCAGTGAAAAAAGGAAAACGTGTAACAAAAGGTAATGTTGAAGTGGATACCTATGAAATTATGAATCCAGAAACGAAGAAAACAGCTATCTTTACACTGCCGTTAGAAGAAAAATATGTAATTTCTAGTCCATTTGGTTATAGAGGGAATGAACATCACGATGGTATCGATTTAGCCATCGCAGCCAATACGCCAGTACTTGCTTCAAGTGATGGTGTGGTTGTAGGTACAGGATTTGACCCATCAGCAGGTAATTATGTCATCGTCAAACATGCGAATGATTTGTACACTAATTATTTCCATTTAAATTCAATTAGTGTGTCACTAGGAGAAAAAGTAACAAGCGGAAACATCGTAGGTCTTGTAGGAAGTACTGGAAATTCAACAGGTAGTCATTTGCATTTTGGTATTAGCACAGATATGTGGCGTAACTATTTAAATCCAGCATCTTATTTTGAATTTTAA